The following proteins are encoded in a genomic region of Burkholderia gladioli:
- a CDS encoding MFS transporter, translating to MQQQQPVVRQLIPFSVVAFLGFLAVGLPLPTFSLYVPGTLHFGTVAVGVIVGLQSAATLLTRQFAGRLADAKGSKTTALLGLAGASVAGWIYCASALAGATHALIAIALLCLARLVLGLAESFFITALAAWSIARVGTRYAGQAMAWSGIAMYAALAAGAPIGLAIHHAGGFGMVGLAAALTPLAGLAIAAGWHPDPVAAAARRASFLAMLRLIWAPGLGMALASAGAATIGGFLALRYGVESWPHAGLGLTAFGCAYIVVRLLFGGLPDRFGGYRTGFVSLLVEAVGLLTIAWANGPSIAFVGACLMGLGYSLVFPSFGVEAMRRVSGDNRGLAIGAYLACFDLGLAVGGPGAGVVAQGFGVPGAFVAAALAALVSLGVLCVDWSRRG from the coding sequence ATGCAGCAGCAACAGCCGGTTGTCCGGCAACTGATTCCCTTCTCGGTCGTGGCCTTCCTCGGCTTTCTCGCGGTCGGGCTGCCGTTGCCGACCTTCTCGCTCTATGTGCCCGGCACGCTGCATTTCGGTACCGTCGCGGTGGGCGTGATCGTTGGCTTGCAGTCGGCGGCCACGCTGCTGACACGCCAGTTCGCCGGCCGGCTGGCCGATGCGAAAGGCAGCAAGACTACCGCGTTGCTCGGGTTGGCGGGCGCGTCGGTGGCTGGGTGGATTTACTGTGCTTCAGCGCTTGCGGGGGCGACGCATGCGTTGATCGCGATTGCATTGCTGTGCCTCGCGCGCTTGGTGCTGGGGCTGGCCGAGAGTTTCTTCATCACGGCGCTGGCGGCGTGGAGCATCGCTCGCGTTGGCACGCGCTACGCGGGGCAGGCGATGGCCTGGTCCGGCATCGCGATGTATGCCGCGCTGGCGGCCGGCGCGCCGATCGGGCTGGCGATTCATCATGCCGGCGGTTTCGGGATGGTGGGGCTGGCCGCAGCGCTGACGCCGCTGGCGGGGCTCGCGATCGCCGCCGGTTGGCATCCCGATCCGGTGGCGGCTGCCGCGCGGCGTGCTTCGTTCCTGGCGATGCTGAGGTTGATCTGGGCGCCGGGGCTAGGGATGGCGCTCGCCTCCGCCGGCGCGGCGACCATTGGAGGTTTTCTGGCGCTGCGTTATGGCGTTGAGTCATGGCCGCATGCGGGGCTGGGGCTGACTGCTTTCGGTTGCGCTTATATCGTCGTGCGGCTGCTGTTCGGTGGTTTGCCGGATCGCTTTGGCGGGTATCGCACGGGGTTCGTGTCGTTGCTGGTCGAGGCTGTCGGCCTGCTTACCATCGCGTGGGCGAACGGGCCGTCGATCGCCTTCGTCGGCGCCTGTTTGATGGGGCTCGGTTATTCGCTGGTGTTTCCGTCGTTCGGGGTCGAGGCGATGCGGCGCGTGTCTGGCGACAATCGCGGGCTCGCGATCGGGGCTTACCTGGCGTGCTTCGATCTGGGGCTGGCCGTTGGTGGACCGGGCGCGGGGGTCGTGGCGCAGGGGTTTGGCGTGCCGGGGGCGTTTGTCGCGGCGGCGCTGGCGGCGCTGGTATCGCTGGGGGTGCTGTGCGTGGATTGGTCGCGTCGGGGATGA
- a CDS encoding type VI secretion system Vgr family protein yields MAIKALEQLLGARYTQYERLVKLDTPIGKDALVPLYVKFKARLGRNFEVVVDALSTSGNSIQFKTLLMQPVTLWIQQTDGNYLPIHGYVQRARRLGSDGSVSYFQVHFSSWLSFLKLSSDRRDWQEANGSQILSDVFDKHPQANGQYKLELRAAMRSYSHRVQWETDWKFVHRCMEEVGVFPRFDFAQDGKSHQVVIMDDLYCGPSLPGGDMKFSHSSMNEEFDGLTQLGEQQDVQSESLTLGAADYKRPNADQRISTPAADLDELPGQGEDYLYTGSQAWSNSGMGEQQARIRTEEWASRAKRYFAVGSPRYALPGYWFKLTGHPILDKLPPKDRELSIIASDWLIQNNIPGIDALTRFPRSLRNEVEQARAAGAGAAVRHGDGGVGFIQVEIEAQRRRTPFRSPFEHQKPEMHLQTAIVVTDSDDEILTDEGNRVRVRTTNSRNHPKLKSTNWIRAAMPDAGAKRGGYFPLRKDDQVLLGFVNGDCDRPVIISRLHGGSTMPVWNTHGLLSGFRSREYGGDGFNQLVMDDATGQNRVHLYTTSYHSHLHLGHLVDHSDNTRGAFLGNGFDLKSNAYGAVRAEQGLYVSTQPASDQPLNVTAATESLARVEAVFETASSASETNRAESLQAGQKALKSFTDGTQKTIAGTAGGGRTAGGGTGNANGFSRPVMLLSSPEGIATSTQQSVHLTATQQVNTAAGENINLAAGKSLLASVLDKVSVFAQNLGIKIFAAKGPVDIQAQGGPLSVVGLEDVKIESANGRLVLTAANEVWIGAGGSYISIKGGVIENVTTGQILEKCTTWNKLGAASGTIRDKLQATPIASEGGRGTPFSG; encoded by the coding sequence ATGGCTATCAAGGCCTTGGAACAGTTGCTCGGAGCCCGTTACACCCAGTACGAACGGCTCGTCAAACTCGACACGCCAATCGGCAAGGACGCGCTCGTTCCACTGTACGTAAAGTTTAAGGCGCGGCTCGGACGAAATTTCGAGGTGGTTGTCGACGCCTTGTCGACGAGCGGGAACTCGATTCAATTCAAGACGCTGCTGATGCAGCCGGTCACGCTCTGGATTCAGCAAACCGACGGAAACTATCTGCCCATCCACGGCTACGTGCAGCGCGCTCGCCGTCTTGGTAGCGATGGCTCGGTTTCCTATTTCCAGGTCCACTTCTCATCCTGGCTGAGTTTCCTCAAGCTGAGCAGCGATCGACGCGACTGGCAAGAAGCAAACGGCTCACAGATTCTGAGCGACGTGTTCGACAAGCATCCCCAGGCGAACGGGCAGTACAAGCTCGAGCTGCGCGCCGCGATGCGCTCGTATTCGCACCGCGTGCAGTGGGAAACCGACTGGAAATTCGTCCATCGCTGCATGGAGGAGGTCGGCGTGTTCCCGCGATTCGATTTCGCGCAGGATGGGAAATCGCACCAAGTCGTCATCATGGATGATCTGTATTGCGGCCCGTCGCTTCCCGGCGGTGACATGAAATTCAGCCACTCGAGCATGAACGAGGAGTTCGACGGCCTGACTCAGCTCGGGGAGCAGCAGGACGTACAGAGCGAGTCCCTCACGCTCGGCGCGGCCGACTACAAACGTCCTAATGCCGATCAACGGATCAGCACGCCGGCGGCCGATCTGGACGAGTTGCCCGGGCAGGGAGAGGACTACCTCTACACGGGCTCGCAGGCATGGTCGAATAGTGGCATGGGCGAGCAACAGGCGCGCATCCGCACGGAAGAATGGGCGTCCCGCGCGAAACGCTATTTCGCCGTCGGCAGCCCGCGCTATGCCCTGCCCGGCTACTGGTTCAAGCTGACCGGCCATCCCATTCTGGACAAGCTGCCGCCGAAAGATCGCGAGTTGTCCATCATCGCCAGTGACTGGCTGATTCAGAACAATATCCCCGGCATCGACGCGTTGACGCGGTTTCCTCGCAGCCTGCGCAACGAGGTCGAACAGGCGCGCGCGGCCGGCGCTGGCGCCGCCGTCAGGCACGGCGACGGCGGTGTTGGCTTTATCCAGGTTGAAATCGAGGCACAGCGCCGCCGCACGCCTTTCCGCAGCCCTTTCGAGCACCAGAAGCCGGAGATGCATCTCCAGACAGCCATCGTCGTGACAGACAGCGATGATGAGATCCTGACGGACGAAGGCAATCGGGTCCGCGTTCGGACGACGAACAGTCGAAACCACCCGAAGCTGAAATCGACGAATTGGATTCGCGCTGCCATGCCGGACGCGGGTGCGAAGCGCGGCGGCTACTTCCCGCTGCGCAAGGACGATCAGGTGCTGCTGGGATTCGTGAACGGCGACTGCGACCGGCCGGTCATCATCTCGCGATTACACGGTGGATCGACGATGCCGGTGTGGAACACGCATGGCCTGCTGTCGGGCTTCCGATCCCGGGAGTATGGCGGCGACGGCTTTAACCAGCTCGTCATGGACGATGCCACGGGTCAAAACCGCGTTCACCTCTACACCACGAGCTATCACTCCCATCTTCACCTCGGTCATCTTGTCGACCATTCGGACAACACCCGTGGCGCGTTCCTCGGTAACGGCTTCGATTTGAAGTCCAACGCGTACGGCGCCGTGCGTGCCGAACAGGGGCTCTATGTATCGACGCAACCGGCAAGCGACCAACCGCTGAATGTGACTGCCGCAACAGAATCGCTGGCACGTGTGGAAGCCGTGTTCGAAACCGCCTCAAGCGCAAGCGAGACGAATCGCGCCGAGAGCCTGCAAGCCGGGCAGAAAGCGCTGAAGTCCTTCACGGACGGGACGCAGAAGACGATCGCTGGCACGGCGGGTGGCGGCCGAACGGCCGGCGGCGGCACCGGGAACGCCAACGGCTTTTCGAGGCCGGTCATGCTGCTGTCGAGCCCCGAGGGCATTGCGACGTCCACGCAGCAGTCAGTGCATCTCACCGCGACGCAACAGGTCAATACGGCGGCCGGCGAGAATATCAATCTGGCGGCGGGAAAATCCCTGCTCGCCAGCGTGCTCGATAAGGTCAGCGTGTTCGCCCAGAATCTCGGTATCAAGATCTTTGCGGCGAAGGGACCAGTAGATATCCAGGCGCAGGGCGGCCCGCTGTCGGTCGTTGGCCTGGAAGATGTGAAGATCGAGAGCGCAAACGGTCGGCTGGTGCTGACCGCTGCGAACGAGGTATGGATTGGTGCCGGCGGCTCGTACATCAGCATCAAGGGCGGTGTCATCGAGAATGTGACGACGGGCCAGATCCTGGAAAAGTGCACCACGTGGAACAAGCTTGGCGCGGCGAGCGGGACGATCCGCGACAAGCTGCAGGCCACGCCGATCGCCAGCGAGGGCGGACGCGGCACGCCGTTCTCGGGCTGA
- a CDS encoding glucosaminidase domain-containing protein → MSQRHSSGNPTPPAKPSNPPSTSSAPAPEPYKPLAWAFPFASVDKSGGSAPMTYMKALAAAEDGFYPLGANGMWHGGVHFDQNTAKHLKQDAGIRVIADGEVVAYRLDSKYPEQDYPDGRHALYATGFVLVRHKLQLPPPPPPKPDASQQAAGQPASSQPRPGETLTFFSLYMHLMDWNTYQSAAAQAKVAQVDAAKLNMAPMPYWEGERFYRVGDKANDSQDVAKPKTPASPPRDLIGEFIQSDFKTVPEPDAPDDDTASLPPPVKGIRIREFPNGKIIGMMPKGSELTVSDTDEIAKAKPGWAKIKTIKSGTPAAAVVGRTPSPHAPYGYVYAKELDAVVNPQPLDSVVVLKQPYPVKAGEVIGQLGHYLRYTEAKLLPAKPTRPLLHLEVFAGPELATFIQKSRARAKELPAAKTFLEISPGAHLVDELAEPDQKLQPGVKLVPLDANAKGKWVKVQPKTAAPVHGGRHAKPTYTDSGTPVWVEGSLANTTTSEIVPGWKDFPLNLSNAKGPGADFRDVFRRIDLDKAGTNSTVKDDKGRAWFLVTIGAKDGSARQGWVCEQDHPLVRMCGPWDWPGFELIDNSSIMPVDMLKRYIHVTELYLADESKTEFEASAATVNAGPLITNLEKAIDTDHDGKVTALELKHALETPWMAEALSHLVVRCESEWGGGLGKWEALSPLMKKLLWLWKTEIERIGKLQWWEQVSGVEGFPKEPSPWHFHPIGLVGNFKSVRPAVIGTRSFPAEVNEAAQAAQAKWRIPASISLAQWALESGFGHHLPSGSNNPFGIKANKQDLASGNYVNAMTSEFVNGKEVRLPQPFRKFPNLIEAFDFHGQLLATGRAYAEARAQIPDAHKFAKALDHHYATDPNYSKKLINNYIDPYNLTQYDLEEKT, encoded by the coding sequence ATGAGCCAGCGCCATTCATCCGGGAACCCTACCCCGCCCGCCAAACCGTCGAACCCACCTTCCACATCGAGCGCACCCGCGCCCGAACCGTACAAGCCGCTCGCCTGGGCCTTTCCCTTCGCCTCTGTCGACAAGAGCGGCGGGAGCGCCCCGATGACCTATATGAAGGCGTTGGCCGCTGCCGAGGACGGCTTCTATCCGCTGGGCGCGAATGGCATGTGGCACGGCGGCGTCCATTTCGACCAAAACACCGCCAAACACCTCAAACAGGACGCGGGAATTCGCGTGATCGCCGACGGCGAGGTGGTGGCGTACCGGCTGGACAGCAAATATCCGGAGCAGGACTACCCGGATGGCCGCCATGCCCTGTACGCCACGGGCTTCGTGTTGGTGCGGCATAAGCTGCAATTACCTCCGCCGCCCCCGCCTAAGCCCGATGCAAGCCAACAGGCCGCTGGCCAGCCGGCATCCAGTCAGCCCCGGCCAGGCGAAACGCTGACCTTCTTCAGCCTCTACATGCACCTGATGGACTGGAACACCTACCAGTCCGCAGCAGCACAGGCCAAAGTTGCGCAAGTCGACGCTGCAAAGTTGAATATGGCGCCCATGCCGTATTGGGAGGGAGAGCGGTTCTATCGAGTGGGCGACAAGGCGAACGACTCGCAAGACGTTGCCAAGCCGAAAACCCCCGCCTCGCCGCCGCGCGACTTGATCGGCGAATTCATCCAGAGCGATTTCAAGACAGTCCCTGAACCCGATGCCCCCGACGACGACACGGCGAGCCTGCCGCCACCGGTCAAAGGCATCCGGATTCGCGAATTTCCAAACGGCAAGATCATCGGGATGATGCCGAAAGGATCCGAATTGACGGTATCGGACACCGACGAGATCGCCAAGGCGAAGCCCGGCTGGGCGAAGATCAAGACCATCAAGTCGGGCACGCCGGCGGCTGCCGTGGTGGGTCGCACCCCTTCTCCACATGCGCCATATGGCTACGTCTATGCCAAGGAGTTGGACGCGGTCGTGAACCCGCAGCCGCTGGATTCGGTCGTCGTGTTGAAGCAGCCATATCCCGTCAAGGCAGGCGAGGTCATCGGCCAACTGGGCCACTACCTGCGCTACACCGAGGCCAAGCTGCTGCCGGCGAAACCAACCCGGCCTCTTCTTCACCTGGAGGTGTTCGCCGGGCCCGAACTCGCGACGTTCATTCAGAAAAGTCGAGCTCGTGCGAAGGAATTGCCGGCCGCGAAGACGTTCCTGGAGATCTCGCCCGGGGCACACCTGGTCGACGAGCTGGCCGAGCCCGATCAGAAGCTGCAGCCGGGCGTGAAGCTCGTCCCCCTCGACGCCAATGCCAAAGGCAAATGGGTCAAGGTGCAACCGAAGACGGCCGCGCCGGTTCATGGCGGCCGTCACGCGAAACCCACGTACACGGATTCGGGTACGCCGGTATGGGTTGAAGGATCGCTCGCCAATACAACAACGTCGGAGATCGTTCCAGGCTGGAAGGATTTCCCACTGAACCTCTCCAATGCGAAAGGCCCCGGTGCCGACTTTCGCGACGTGTTCCGACGCATCGACCTGGATAAGGCTGGCACGAACAGCACGGTGAAGGACGACAAGGGCCGCGCGTGGTTCCTCGTGACGATCGGTGCCAAGGACGGCAGCGCACGGCAGGGATGGGTCTGTGAGCAAGATCATCCGCTCGTGCGGATGTGCGGACCGTGGGACTGGCCGGGCTTCGAATTGATCGACAACAGCAGCATCATGCCGGTCGATATGCTCAAGCGTTACATCCATGTCACCGAGTTGTACCTGGCCGATGAAAGCAAGACCGAGTTCGAGGCGAGCGCGGCGACGGTCAATGCCGGCCCGCTGATCACGAACCTCGAGAAAGCGATCGACACGGACCACGATGGGAAGGTCACCGCGCTCGAGCTGAAGCACGCGTTGGAGACGCCGTGGATGGCTGAGGCGCTATCGCATCTGGTGGTACGGTGCGAAAGCGAATGGGGCGGTGGCCTGGGCAAATGGGAGGCGCTGTCGCCATTGATGAAGAAGTTGCTGTGGCTGTGGAAGACGGAGATTGAACGGATTGGGAAGTTGCAGTGGTGGGAGCAGGTGTCTGGTGTGGAGGGGTTTCCGAAGGAACCGAGCCCTTGGCATTTTCATCCGATAGGCCTTGTCGGGAATTTCAAGTCGGTGAGGCCTGCGGTAATCGGAACGAGGTCGTTTCCTGCAGAGGTCAACGAGGCAGCACAAGCAGCGCAAGCGAAGTGGCGTATTCCCGCCTCTATATCCCTTGCACAGTGGGCGTTGGAAAGCGGTTTCGGGCACCATTTACCATCAGGCAGCAATAATCCATTCGGCATTAAAGCGAACAAGCAGGATCTAGCGAGCGGAAACTACGTCAACGCCATGACATCCGAATTCGTTAACGGAAAGGAGGTTCGCCTTCCCCAGCCGTTCAGGAAATTTCCGAATTTGATCGAGGCATTTGATTTTCACGGACAACTACTAGCAACCGGCCGGGCATATGCCGAGGCACGCGCCCAAATACCAGACGCTCACAAGTTTGCAAAGGCCCTTGACCACCATTATGCAACCGACCCGAACTATAGCAAAAAATTGATCAATAATTACATCGATCCATACAATCTCACGCAATACGATCTAGAGGAAAAAACATGA